A part of Amycolatopsis lurida genomic DNA contains:
- a CDS encoding aminotransferase class V-fold PLP-dependent enzyme produces MQTFGAEFAVPPGYLNTPSIGVPPSHVADAVAEAVERWRRGEARPVDFDEPVARTRAGFGAMIGVPAERIAIGASVSQLIANVAAGLPDGASVLAAANDFTSVTFPFAAQARRGVKVTEVPLAELTARVEGHDLVAVSVVQSADGAQVDLGALRAAAEAAGAAVLLDATQAAGWQPLDLGWADWVVAAGYKWLLAPRGAAWLAAHPRVLERAVPVAANWYAGEDRWQTVYGLPLRLAEGTRSLDLSPAWLAFVGAAASLDYLASLDLAAVRAHCVGLADSLLEALGSPGQGSAIVSLDADARRVREAGIVAGTRAGRQRFGFHLYNTADDVERVISTFG; encoded by the coding sequence ATGCAGACCTTCGGAGCCGAATTCGCCGTCCCGCCCGGCTATCTGAACACGCCCAGCATCGGCGTCCCGCCGTCGCACGTGGCCGACGCCGTCGCGGAGGCGGTCGAGCGGTGGCGCCGCGGCGAAGCCCGCCCGGTGGACTTCGACGAGCCCGTCGCGCGGACCAGGGCGGGTTTCGGCGCGATGATCGGGGTCCCGGCGGAGCGGATCGCGATCGGGGCGTCCGTCTCGCAGCTGATCGCGAACGTGGCCGCCGGCCTCCCCGACGGTGCCAGCGTGCTGGCCGCCGCGAACGACTTCACGAGCGTCACCTTCCCGTTCGCGGCCCAGGCCCGCCGAGGGGTGAAGGTCACCGAAGTCCCGTTGGCCGAGCTGACCGCACGTGTCGAGGGGCACGACCTCGTCGCGGTCAGCGTCGTCCAGTCGGCCGACGGTGCCCAGGTCGACCTCGGCGCGCTCCGGGCCGCGGCCGAGGCGGCGGGTGCCGCGGTCCTGCTCGACGCCACCCAGGCCGCCGGCTGGCAGCCGCTGGACCTCGGCTGGGCCGACTGGGTGGTCGCCGCCGGATACAAATGGCTGCTCGCGCCGCGCGGGGCGGCGTGGCTGGCCGCGCATCCGCGGGTGCTGGAGCGGGCGGTGCCGGTCGCCGCGAACTGGTACGCGGGAGAGGACCGCTGGCAGACCGTCTACGGCCTCCCGCTCAGGCTCGCCGAGGGCACACGCTCGCTCGACCTGTCCCCGGCCTGGCTCGCGTTCGTCGGCGCCGCGGCCTCGCTGGACTACCTCGCGTCTCTCGACCTCGCCGCCGTCCGCGCGCACTGCGTGGGGCTCGCCGACTCGCTCCTCGAAGCGCTCGGCTCACCCGGTCAGGGGAGCGCGATCGTCTCGCTCGACGCCGACGCCCGCCGGGTGCGGGAAGCGGGCATCGTGGCCGGTACCCGGGCCGGGCGGCAGCGGTTCGGCTTCCATCTCTACAACACGGCTGACGACGTCGAACGGGTGATAAGCACGTTCGGGTGA
- a CDS encoding isocitrate lyase/PEP mutase family protein, with product MTAFAALHVPGSPLLLPNVWDFGAAAFLAAQGFPALGTTSLGVSAAEGEPDGAPSSKDATVRLARRLTELDTLISVDLADGFSEDPGEVGALAAELAKAGVAGINLEDALGDPVGHAAKIAAAKERAPGLFVNARTDTHWLGEPDIDTAIDRCLSYVDAGADGVFVPGLAAPADVERLVEAVGVPVNLLFLPGKVTVDGLAGLGVARVSLGSLPYRMALAATLRTVEAVRDGGELPLTPPSYADVAALLPGSH from the coding sequence ATGACCGCATTCGCCGCACTGCACGTTCCCGGTTCTCCGCTGCTCCTGCCGAACGTCTGGGACTTCGGCGCCGCCGCCTTCCTTGCCGCGCAAGGCTTCCCGGCGCTCGGCACGACCAGCCTCGGGGTCTCGGCCGCCGAGGGCGAGCCGGACGGCGCGCCGTCCTCGAAGGACGCCACCGTCCGGCTGGCGCGGCGGCTCACCGAACTGGACACGCTGATCAGCGTCGACCTCGCGGACGGGTTCAGCGAAGACCCGGGCGAGGTCGGCGCGCTGGCGGCGGAACTCGCCAAAGCCGGTGTCGCGGGCATCAACCTCGAAGACGCCCTCGGCGACCCCGTGGGGCACGCGGCCAAGATCGCGGCGGCGAAGGAGCGCGCTCCCGGGCTCTTCGTCAACGCGCGGACGGACACACATTGGCTGGGGGAGCCCGACATCGACACCGCGATCGATCGCTGTCTGTCCTATGTGGACGCAGGTGCCGACGGAGTGTTCGTGCCGGGGCTCGCCGCGCCCGCCGACGTCGAGCGGCTGGTGGAGGCCGTCGGGGTGCCGGTGAACCTGCTGTTCCTGCCCGGCAAGGTCACCGTCGACGGACTGGCCGGGCTCGGCGTCGCGCGGGTCAGCCTCGGTTCGCTGCCGTACCGGATGGCACTGGCCGCCACGCTGCGCACGGTGGAGGCCGTTCGCGACGGCGGCGAGCTCCCGCTGACCCCGCCGTCGTACGCCGACGTCGCCGCCCTGCTCCCGGGATCTCATTAA